The following DNA comes from Cellulophaga sp. HaHa_2_95.
GGTAGCTTCAATAATAGGTTATGCCACAGCCTGTTTAGTAGTAGGTGGCTTTATTTTAACAGCACTTTGGATTGTTGGTATTATTGAAGGAATCATCTATTTAACAAAATCTGATGAAGAATTTTACAATACATACCAAGTAGGAAGAAAGCCTTGGTTCTAGTAGCACCACAACAGTTCAAAATAAAAAAAGCCAAATCGCAAGATTTGGCTTTTTTTGTAGTGTCCAAAAGATCTTAATTCTCTGGATCATTAGTAGTTAAATCTTGACCTGCCGCCATTTTGCGTTCTAGCTCTGCTTGAAACTCTTCCATTACTGGTCTAACCGTATCTTCTGGTAAATCGGCTATCTTGATATACATCAATCCGTCTACAGAATTATTAAACAGCGGGTCTACATTAAAAGCAACCACTTTTGCATTCTGCTTTATATACTTCTTTATCAATACAGGCAAACGTAAATTTCCTGGTTCTACTTCATCAATTAATTTATCAAACTTATTTAAATCGGCCTGAGTTTCGTCAAACACAAATTCTTTATCAGCATCTTTAAGCTTTACCTTAAACTCCTTTTTAGGTCTTATGTACTGTGCCACATACGGATCCCAATAGTTAGATTTCATAAACTCAATCATAAGTGATTTGGAGAAATTAGAAAACTGATTACTGATACTTACCCCACCAATTAAATACTTATATTCTGGAAAACGTAGTGTAGTATGTACAATTCCTTTCCAAAGCAAGAATAGCGGCATGGGTTTCTGTTGGTATTCTTTAACGATATAGGCACGTCCCATTTCTATAGACTCGCTCATCATTGCATACAGCTCTGGTTCTACTCTAAATAAATCTTGCAAGTAAAATCCATCAATACCATACGCTTTGAATATTTCTGCGCCTAAGCCCATTCTATACGCTCCTACAATAGCTTTCTCTTGCTCGTCCCAAAGAAACAAATGATGGTAATAGGCATCAAACTGATCAAGATCAATAGAATTATTAGTTCCCTCCCCTATAGCTCTAAAAGTAACTTCTCTCTGTCTACCTATTTCTTGTAAAATGTTAGGCATATCATGCTCTACCGCTAAGAAAACTTCATAGTTTTTGCTCTGCAATAGCCTACATCCTTTGTCTCTTAATTTAATAATTTCTTCTTCCATCAGTTCTGGACTAATGGCCGAAGCAATTTTTCGAGGTGCCTTAGGCAATTTTAAAGAGGTGGGTATTTGCTCTCTTATTCTATCGGTTAAGCCTTCCTTTTCGTAGGCATTAGAAAGCATATAGGTTTTTCTACGAAGCAAATCCGTATACTCTTCTAAGCTCTGTTGTTCTTTCTGTACTTTGACCGCGATAGGTTGCCCTATTCGTACCTTTATAGGTCTATTCTTTTGTGTGAATACTTCTGATGGAATTTTAGCGGTTCTAAAAACATCATTCAATTTTGCCAAACGATAGAAAAGTCTACTGTTCTTAGCGTGAAAATAAATAGGCACAACAGGAACTTCTGCTTTTTTTATCAATTTTAAAGCAGCTTCTTCCCAAGGTCTATCTACTAGAAGTTTTCCATCTTTTAAAGTAGAAACTTCTCCTGCAGGAAATATGCTTAGAGGATGGCCGTCTCTCAAATGCTGAAGTGCCGTCTTAAATCCCGCTAAACTACTTTTTACATTTTTATGGGATTCAAACGGATTTACAGGAACAATATAAGGCACTAAAGGCTCCATACGTTGCAGTAAGAAATTAGTCATGATTTTAAAATCAGGACGATATCCCATCATTAGTTTAATCAAAATAATACCATCGATGGCTCCTAGCGGATGATTAGAGATGGTTATAAATGCACCATCTTTAGGTAATCTTTTGAAATCCTCTTCGGGAATCTGAAAATCAATATCAAAATGCTTTAAAATAGCATCTGGATAAGCTTGCCCCTCTAAATGGCTGATTGTATCATAAAACTTATTAATACTAGAAATTCTAGTCACTTTCATAAGAACCCATCCTATAAAAGTGCCTAGAAAGCCATATTTATCTATATTTATTGCTTTTGCAACTTCCTTTGCGGTTACTAAACCCATATTATCTTACCCATTTTCCGGAATGCTAATATAGGAAAAACGTTACTTGGCAATTAAGTTTTAATTTCTTTTTTAAAAAAAGAAGACTTTTTACATATTTACTATTGATAGTCAAAAGGTTACTTCACAACTAATTGCACCGTTTCTTTACCGCGCTGTTCTAATAAAATTTCCTTACCATTTTGCAAGGAGGTAATAGCCTCAGTATCAAAGTGTCGAATTGTATATAGAGAAACTTCCTCCTGGTGGTTTACCTTAAATTTTCTTTTTAAAATCTCTAGTAAATCATTTAAGCGCCCAAATTTATTATCGACACACACAGAAAAACTAATCGCAGAATTCTGGATAAGATCTACTTTCATTTTATGGTCATGAAATAATTTAAACAGCTCACTGATACTATCTTCTACAATGAATGAGAAATCTAAAGAAGATAACTTCATTAAAACTTGATTCTTTTTCACGATAAAACAAGGTACTTTTGGCTCTATGCCAGGACCTTTTCCTACCGTAGTTCCTGCATTTTTAGGTTCTAAAAAAGACTTTACAAGTAAAGGAATTTCTTTTCGTTGTAAGGGCTGTAATGTTTTAGGGTGAATTACTGATGCACCATAAAAAGCTAATTCAATAGCCTCCCTATAAGAGATTTGATTTAATAATTGAGCATTATCAAAATATCTAGGGTCTGCATTTAACACTCCAGGTACGTCCTTCCAAATGGTAACCGCAGTGGCATTCAAACAATAAGCTAAAATAGCCGCTGAATAATCCGACCCTTCTCTACCTAAAGTAGTGGTAAAGTTATTGTCATCACTGCCAATAAATCCTTGAGTTATATAAAATTTACTTTTATCAATTCCTTTTGAAATATTTTCCTGCGTTTTTTCCCAATTGATAGCAGCATCTCTATAATTATCATCCGTTTTAATATAATCACGAACATCTAACCATGTATTATTAATACCTACTTCATTTAAATACGCACTTAAAATAGTGGTAGAAACCAATTCTCCATACCCAATAACTTGGTCATAGACAAAGCTGTGCTTTGGCGATTTATTCCACGCAAGAAACCCTTGAACTTCATCAAAAAGTTCCTTTATTTGCTTGAATATAGGATGTTTGTCATTTTCAAACAGGTCCATTAAAATATCATTATGATATTTAAGAACGTCTTGGATTGCAGCAGCAACTTCAGATTTATCTCTAAAATAACTCGTAACAACCGTTTCCATAGCATTGGTTGTTTTACCCATTGCAGAAACAACTATTAGTGTATGCTCATAACCTACTTGTTCTAAAACACTCACTAAATTTTTTACCCCATCAGCATCTTTTACAGATGCTCCTCCAAATTTAAAAATTCTCATATATTGGCTATATAATTTTTAATACCATTTTCGTCTAATTGAACTACGTCCCAATCTCGCATCACATTTGCCCCTTTACTTTCGTAAAATTTAATGGCTGGTTCATTCCAATCTATAACTTCCCAGTTTATTCTTTTAACTCCTAAGCCATGACCGTATGTAACCACCTCATTTAACAATGCAGTTCCCATACCAGTTCCACGCATAGACTCCGTTACTATTAAATCCTCTAAATGAATAATTGGCCCTTTCCAAGTAGAATACCTATTATAGACCAATGCCATTCCTTTAATTTCATTACCTACTTCACCCACAAAACAATGGAATAGTGGATTAGCACCAAAACCATCTCTAATTAAGTCTTCTAAAGTAACCTCAACGGCATTTTCTTCCTTTTCAAACACAGCAAGCTCATTAATCAAGGATAAAACTTGATCCATGTCTTCTTTTTTTGCTTCTCTTATTGAAAATTTCATCACTCTTTTTTTTAGATTTTAATAATCATAGGCTAGATTTATTTCTCTATTCTCAAAATGACGTCTAGCCTCATTTTTATTGTTACAAATATAACATGAAGTTACAAATTTAAAAAACATAAATTGAACGAAAACGTTGTAGTATCACAAAAAAGACGATATTTGTAGGTAAATAAACACTACAATCATGACTAAACAATACAAAACTCTTGGAGAGTTTATTATTGAAAATCAAGACTCTTTTAAATACTCATCTGGTGAATTATCTAGATTATTAAACGGACTACGATTAGCAGCTAAAGTTGTAAATCATGAAGTTAATAAAGCCGGATTAGTAGATATTCTTGGAGAAGCCGGAGATCAAAACATTCAGGGTGAAAACCAACAAAAATTAGACGTTCTCGCTAATGAAAAGTTTATACAAACTTTAAAAAAGAGAGAAATTGTTTGCGGAATTGCTTCTGAAGAAGAAGATGATTTTATAAGTATTAATAGTTTTGACAATCAACATCAAAACAAATACGTAGTACTTATAGACCCGCTTGACGGCTCTTCAAATATCGATGTCAATGTCTCTGTTGGAACTATATTTTCGATCTATAGACGGGTTACTCCTGTAGGTACTCCTGTAACTATTGAAGACTTTCTTCAACCAGGTGTAAACCAAATTGCAGCAGGTTACATTATTTATGGTACTTCTACTATGTTAGTCTATACGACTGGTGATGGCGTAAACGGATTCACATTAAACCCAGCGCTAGGGACTTTTTACCTATCGCATCCTAATATGAGTTTCCCTGAGAGTGGAAACATATATTCTGTTAATGAAGGTAACTATGTACACTTTCCGCAAGGCGTAAAAGATTATATTAAATATTGCCAGAAAGAAGAAGATGACAGACCTTATACGTCTCGTTACATAGGATCTCTAGTTTCTGATTTTCATAGAAACATGATCAAAGGAGGTATTTACATGTACCCTAAAAGTAGTGTTGCTTCTGAAGGAAAACTTAGATTATTGTATGAATGTAACCCTATGGCTTTTATTGCAGAACAAGCTAATGGATTAGCTAGTGATGGAAAAAATAGAATTATGGAGGTAAAACCAACAGAACTACACCAACGTGTTCCTTTCTTTTGCGGTAGCCGAAATATGGTTGAAAAGGCAGAAGAATTTATGAAAAATGCGAAAGCATAATTTAATAGGTTGAAACTAAAAAAGGGGCTAAAAGCCCCTTTTTTTATTCCCGTATTTTTTATTTCTTTACTAAATAAAGGTAATCTTCAAAATCTAATCGACCACCAAAAATCTGCACAGAACGCTTAATTAATTTAGCTGCTGCTTCAGAAGAGTACCCTAAACCAATAGCATACTTATTTACCAAGATCATTTCTTCTTCATCTATCTCGTGATCTGCAAAAACAATTCGAAACAAATCAAACAAACGCTCCAAACGCTCCTCTGAAGTAGAAGGAGGATTAATAGGGTATTTATTATCAGACTTTAAAACTTCAGCATACTCCGCATCCGTGATATCTAATTTTCTAGCAAACCGATCTAATAAAACCTTTTCTTGAGGATTAACTTCACCATCAACCGCTGCTAAAGAAGCAATTGATGAAAAATGAGCTAAATTTCTTCTATGCTCGCCACTGCTATATAAATCTACAAAAGACATAATCTATTTTTTATTTGAGCACAAATATAATTTTTTAGGAGTCATTTTTTACAATAAAACCGATTATTTTGGCTCTTAGTAAGTTGTATGGTTATTTCCTCAACTATTTACTACCAATAGACTTTAGGTCAATTTTCTAAAAAATCATCAAACAAATAATTTTGTAATTTCACAAGGCTATGAAAAATCCATTACTACAATTTACCGATAAAGGTATTTATTGCAGTGTCGCCAAAGTATATTTAGATCCTTGGAAACCCGTTGATAAAGCTATTATCACTCATGGTCATGCAGATCACAGCCGCTATGGACATAAGAGCTACATAACACATCATAGAAATGTGCCTATTATAAGCCACAGACTGGGGGAAATAAATGTATCTGGCGTAGCATGGGGACAAACCTTTACTATAAATAATGTGAAATTTAGCCTACACCCTGCAGGACATATTATTGGTTCTTCACAAATACGCGTAGAACATAAAGGAGAAGTCTGGGTGTTTACTGGGGATTATAAAACTGAAAACGACGGAATATCTACACCCTATGAAGTTGTAAAATGCGATTCGTTCATTACAGAATGTACCTTTGGATTACCCGCTTTTAAATGGACACCACAAGACGAAGTGATGGATTCTATTAACAATTGGTGGCTTGAAAACCAAACGGAAGGAAAAACATCGATACTTTTTGGATATAGCCTAGGTAAAGCACAACGTCTACTAAAATATTTGAATCCCGATATAGGCAAAATATACACCCACGGTGCCATAGAAAACATGACCGAAGTATTACGGCCACTGGTAGATTTCCCAGCAACAACACTAATCACTAAAGAAACCAAAAAACAAGATTTGCTGGGCAACATGGTACTAGCCCCTCCCAGCGCACACGGAAGTACGTGGATAAAAAAAATGGTGCCTTACGTTACAGGATCCGCCAGTGGCTGGATGACCTTTAGGGGGGCAAGGCGCAGAAGAGCAATAGACAAAGGGTTTGTCCTCAGCGATCATTGTGATTGGACAGGTTTATTAGAAAGTATAAAAGCTACTGGTGCTGAAAAGGTAATTTGTACACATGGCTATTCAGATATCTTTTCAAGATACTTGCGAGAACAAGGGTATGATGCCAGAACCGAAGAAACACAATACGGAGAAGAAGAAACCGCAGAAATAGAAGAAAAAATAATTACTTAGAACACCTAAGCTTATATTTTACCGCATGAAAAATTTTGCATCCCTTATTAAAACCTTAGACAGCACAACCAAAACAAATACAAAGGTTGCTGCTCTAGCCGAGTATTTTGCAAAAGCGAGTGATACCGATAAGGTGTGGACCATCGCTATCTTATCACATCGGAGACCTCCAAGACCGGTAAATACAACCTTATTAAGACAATGGGCTTCAGAATTATCCAATATTCCTTTATGGCTTTTTGAAGAGAGTTATCATATTGTGGGTGATTTAGCAGAAACTATAGCCCTAGTAATTCCGTCTAATCCTTTACAAACTGACAAATCGCTCACGGAGTTTTTAGAAGAAATGATTCTTTTAAAAAAGAAGTCGGAAGAAGAGAAAAAAGAATACCTCTATAACAACTGGAAAGCATTAGATTATTACGAACGTTTTGTTTTTACCAAATTAATTACTGGAGGTTTCCGAATTGGTGTAAGTCAAAAATTAATGACAAAGGCCTTATCTAAAGCTACAGAAATAAATGAGGATATATTAGCCTATAAATTGATGGGGAATTGGGACCCTAAAACAATTACTTTTCAAGAACTGATTTTAGAGGAGAATGAAAATGATTACCTATCAAAACCATATCCTTTTTATTTAGCTTACGCTATTGAAAATGAAATACATGATCTGGGTGATGTGCAAGAATGGTCTGCAGAACATAAATGGGATGGTATACGCTCACAAACCATATTTAGAAATGATGAATTATTTGTATGGAGCCGCGGAGAAGAATTAGTAACCGATAAGTATCCTGAGTTAGAAAAATTGGTAGGTATAATTCCAAACGGAACCGTCATTGATGCCGAAATTTTACCCTACGCCAATAACATCATCGGTACTTTCAATGATTTACAGACTAGGATTGGAAGAAAAACGGTTTCTAAAGCACTGCTAAAAAAAACGCCCGTAATTCTCAAAGCGTATGATATCTTGGAATGGGAAGGGAATGATATTCGGCATCTTCCTTTTATAGAACGAAGGGAGTTATTAGAAAAATTATATCAAACTATTTCAGCTATAGAGAGCTTGCCTTTCCAAATTTCAGAAACAATACATTGCTCCACTTGGGAAGAGGTTGCGAAAGAAAGAGAACGGGCACGAGAAATGCATAGCGAAGGTTTAATGCTCAAAAGAAAAGATTCTCCCTACTTGGTAGGTAGAAAAAAGGGCGATTGGTGGAAATGGAAAGTAGACCCGCTAACCATTGATGCTGTATTGACCTATGCCATGCGAGGGCATGGAAGAAGAAGTAATTTATTTACCGATTATACTTTTGCGCTCTGGAATACCAATGAGGAAGGAGAAAAAGAACTGGTCACTTTTGCAAAAGCGTATTCAGGACTTACCGATGCTGAGTTCCGTAAAATAGATGCTTGGATCAAAAAGAATACTCTTGAACGTTTTGGACCCGTAAGGAGTGTTACCCCACATCATGTATTTGAAATTGCTTTTGAAGGAATCGCTTTATCAAAAAGACATAAAAGCGGTATTGCCACACGCTTCCCTAGGATTATACGCTGGCGACATGATAAAAAAATAGAAGATGCCAATACTATTGAAGATTTGAAAAACTTAATCCCAAGTACAAGCAAAACTGCTACCGAATAATTGCAGTACCCTAACCGTACTATGAATAGAGACGAATTATATACTATTGCAGAGAACTGGTTTCAAGAAAACAATTGGAAACCATTTAAATTCCAAAAAGATACTTGGAAGGCTTTCTTGCAGGGTAAAAACGGATTATTAAACGCTCCCACGGGAAGCGGAAAAACCTATGCCCTATGGTTTCCCATCATTCTAAATTATATAAAATCTAATCCAGAGTATAAAACCAAACATAAAAAAGGTTTAAAAGCTGTTTGGATTACTCCCCTACGTGCTTTATCTGATGAGATTAGGCAATCTGCAGAACGAGTTGCTGCTGATTTAGGCACACAGATGACGGTAGGAATTAGGACAGGAGACACCAGCACAAAAGAGCGGACTGCTCAGAAAAAACAAATGCCCGATTTACTAATCACCACTCCTGAAAGCTTGCAGCTACTCCTAGCTTCTAAAGGCTATGACAAGCTATTTAAAGGATGTACTGCCATTGTGGTAGATGAATGGCATGAACTGTTAGGGACAAAAAGAGGAGTGCAAATGGAATTGGCTCTTTCTCGCCTAAAAACAGTTTCTAAAGAACTTCGAATATGGGGAATCTCTGCAACGATAGGCAATTTGGAACAGGCTCGAGAAGTACTATTGGGCACCGATGCAAAAGCACTCGAAAATTCAATTTTAATAAAAGCAAAACTGAATAAGAAAATAACTGTAAAAAGCATCATCCCTAAAAAAATGGAGACCTTTCCGTGGCGCGGACATTTAGGCTTGCATTTATTAGAAGATATTATCCCTATAATTAACAATAGTAAAACCACCTTACTATTTACCAATACCAGGAGTCAGTGCGAAATCTGGTTTCAAAAAATTTTAGAAAAACATCCTGAATTTGCTGGCGAAATTGCCATGCATCATGGAAGTATTAATAAAGAAACTCGACTTTGGGTAGAACAAGCCATCCGCAATGCAAACTTAAAGGCCGTAGTCTGTACCTCTAGTTTGGATTTAGGCGTAGATTTTGCTCCTGTAGAAACGGTAATACAAATAGGAGGCCCTAAGGGCGTAGCCCGTTTTTTACAACGCGCTGGTCGCAGTGGTCACCGACCAGGAAAAGAGAGTGTCATCTATTTTTTACCTACGCACGCAATAGAACTTATTGAAGCTTCTGCTTTGCAAGAAGCTGTAAAACATACCGTAGTAGAAGACCGGATTCCGTATTTGAATAGTTATGATGTACTACTGCAATACCTCACCACGCTCGCTATTTCTGATGGCTTTTATCCTGATGAAATTTACCAAGAAGTAATTAAAACCTTTTGCTACCAAGCACTCTCAAAAGAGCAATGGCAATGGCTACTCAACTTTTTAGTCTTAGGAAGCCAAAGCTTGCAGACCTATGATGAATATAAAAAAGTAGACCTTGAAGAAGATGGTAAATTTAAAGTCAACAATAAAGGTATCGCTATGCGACATCGTTTTCAAATAGGAACTATTGTGAGCGATGCAAATTTAACAGTACGCTATCAAAAAGGAGGTTTTATCGGGTCGATAGAAGAGTTCTTCGTTTCCAAATTATCTCCTGGAGATATTTTCACATTTGCTGGAAGAAATCTAGAGTTTATTCGGATAAAAGACATGCAAGTACATGTGCGCAATTCTACTAAAAAAACAAACAAAATACCAAGTTGGATGGGTGGGCGCCTCACTTTTTCTGCTCAAATGTCCGAATTACTACGTGAAGAACTATACAAAGCATCGGCAAACCATTTAACCAAAAAAGAAATAGGCCAAGAGCTAATAGCACTAGAGCCTGTATTTACCCAACAACGTAAAGAAAGTATTGTTCCAAAACCCAATGAATTCTTAATTGAGACCTTTAAAACTCGCGATGGTTACCACCATATTTTTTACCCCTTTGAAGGTAGGTTTGTGCATGAAGCCATGGGAAGCCTTTTAGGCTACCGCATAAGTTTGCTTTCACCGATAACTTTTTCGCTGGCTTTTAATGATTACGGATTTGAATTACTCTCAGATCAAGAGATAGACATACAGCAGGTTTTAGATAATGATTTATTTTCAACAGACTTTATGCTGAGTGACCTACAGAAAAGTTTAAATGCCACAGAGATGGCGCGTAGAAAATTTCGTGACATTGCCGTAATCAGTGGAATGGTATTTACAGGATATCCAAACAAAGGTGTAAAAATGAAGCATTTACAAAGCAGCTCACAACTGCTTTTTGATGTTTTTAGAGACTATGAGGCTGATAATTTACTTTTTCAACAAGCTTTTACAGAAACATTTGAACACCAACTGGAAGAAGGGCGCTTACGACTAGCACTAGAGCGTATTGCACAACAGGAAATTGTCTGGAAAGCGTGCCAGAAACCAACTCCATTTTCGTTCCCTATAATTACAGATAGATTACGAGAAAAATTATCTAGTGAAAAATTAGCAGACCGTATCAAACGTATGACCGCGATTCTTACTAAAAAGTAAAAAGCACTTCGCTTTTTCTTATTTTTGTCATGAATGACAGAATCTATACAAGTAAACAATCAGACATTTACCATGCATTGTTCGGGTGCGCTCTTTTGGGAAGAAGAAAGCACACTAATAGTTAGCGATATTCACTTTGGGAAAATATCCCATTTTAGAAAACACGGTGCTGCCGTTCCGCAAAAAGCCATACAGAAAAATTTTATGCTTTTAGAGGCTATTGTTACTCAGTTTAACCCTAAAAGTATTTGTTTTTTGGGTGATTTATTTCATTCCTCTATGAATACAGAATGGAATTTGTTTGAAGATTGGGTAGCGAAAACAACTGCAAAACTAGTTCTAGTTGCCGGAAATCACGATATCATATCGCCCTTAAAATATGAAGCTTTAAATATTGAAGTGATTCAAGAAATTGAAACGCAAGGGTTTCTATTTACACATCACCCAGAAGAACGCAAAGGACTATTTAATTTCGCAGGACATATTCACCCCGCTATAAAATTAAAAGGTAGCGGGAGACAGATATTAAAATTAGCCTGCTTTTATAAATCAGACCACCAAATAATATTGCCTGCGTTTGGGGAATTTACAGGAACATTTTCATTACAACCTACTAAAGAACATGAGGTATTTGTAATCACAAAAGACGAAATATTTAAAATAGATATAGCTTCTTCCGTTATCTAAGTCCATTTTAAATTGGATACCATCAACAACTAAATTTTGAGGCACTTAATTTTATCCTATGGAAAAGAAATTAGCACTAGTAAACTCGGCCTCTGTACTTTTCGTGATTATCGTTAACTATGTATCACAAGCGTTAAAATTTAACGACACCACTATAGGCGAAATAAGTAAACAATACGACAATTTGTTTACACCAGCAGGTTATGCATTTGCCATTTGGGGACTAATTTTTTTGTCTTTAATAGGATATGCTATTTTTCAAGTGCGAAGAGCTTTTTTTAGTGTTAAGAAAACCGATTTTATCTTACAAACGGGATATTGGTTTGCTATCACTAATTTTCTGAATGGGTTATGGGTCTTTGCCTTCGTGTATGATTATACAGGGCTATCTGTTTTAATTATGTTTGGGATCTTGTTTTCTTTAATAAAGATCATCCTAAATACCAATATGGAACGTTGGGATGCTCCGATAGAAATTATTGCCTTTGTTTGGTGGCCTATTTGTTTATATAGTGGTTGGATTACTGTAGCGACGATTGCAAATGTCACCGCCTATCTAGCGAAACTTGGCTGGTCTGGTGGGTTTTTATCAGAAGCTACTTGGGCCGTACTTATGATTGGTATTGCTACCGTGATAAATCTATTGATGACCTATACACGAAACATGAGAGAATTTGCACTTGTGGCTGTTTGGGCATTTATCGCTATCTACGTTCGTCAAATTGAAGACTATCCTGAAATCGCATATACAGCGGTAGTAGCCAGTGTTATATTATTCGCATCTACTTTTTACCACGCCTACAAAAACAGGGCCACTGGCCCTGCTATCAAATTGAAGGAACGTATACAAAACTAATTTTATAACATTCTATTTACATCATAACCCCACGAAGGATATGTAAATACAATAGCCTTCATATCATCTACCGTCATCTCTTTTCGGATGGCCAATGAAAATAAGTTAATAGTTTCTCCTGCATGCGGCCCAATAATATGCGCACCTACAATTGCTTTTGTACGTTCGTTGATTAAAATTTTATAAGCATATATCGGTGCGTTTATTCGCCTTGCATTAAACCAATCTACAGCAGATTCATGATTTACTAGTACATTTTTATATCTTTTCTTTGCTTCTTCTTCACTTAAACCTACACTAGCTAGATTAGGTAAGGTATAAACTACCGAAGGAATTACAGGGGTATGTACTTTTGCTTTATTTCCCTTAATTATATTTGCCGAAACAGTATTTGCTTCTGGCCCCGTCATAGAAGTCAATGGCAACCCATGATCGGTAACATCGCCACAGGCATAGACACTATTATTTTTAGAATTTTGAAGGTATTCATTTACGT
Coding sequences within:
- a CDS encoding lysophospholipid acyltransferase family protein, encoding MGLVTAKEVAKAINIDKYGFLGTFIGWVLMKVTRISSINKFYDTISHLEGQAYPDAILKHFDIDFQIPEEDFKRLPKDGAFITISNHPLGAIDGIILIKLMMGYRPDFKIMTNFLLQRMEPLVPYIVPVNPFESHKNVKSSLAGFKTALQHLRDGHPLSIFPAGEVSTLKDGKLLVDRPWEEAALKLIKKAEVPVVPIYFHAKNSRLFYRLAKLNDVFRTAKIPSEVFTQKNRPIKVRIGQPIAVKVQKEQQSLEEYTDLLRRKTYMLSNAYEKEGLTDRIREQIPTSLKLPKAPRKIASAISPELMEEEIIKLRDKGCRLLQSKNYEVFLAVEHDMPNILQEIGRQREVTFRAIGEGTNNSIDLDQFDAYYHHLFLWDEQEKAIVGAYRMGLGAEIFKAYGIDGFYLQDLFRVEPELYAMMSESIEMGRAYIVKEYQQKPMPLFLLWKGIVHTTLRFPEYKYLIGGVSISNQFSNFSKSLMIEFMKSNYWDPYVAQYIRPKKEFKVKLKDADKEFVFDETQADLNKFDKLIDEVEPGNLRLPVLIKKYIKQNAKVVAFNVDPLFNNSVDGLMYIKIADLPEDTVRPVMEEFQAELERKMAAGQDLTTNDPEN
- a CDS encoding aspartate kinase translates to MRIFKFGGASVKDADGVKNLVSVLEQVGYEHTLIVVSAMGKTTNAMETVVTSYFRDKSEVAAAIQDVLKYHNDILMDLFENDKHPIFKQIKELFDEVQGFLAWNKSPKHSFVYDQVIGYGELVSTTILSAYLNEVGINNTWLDVRDYIKTDDNYRDAAINWEKTQENISKGIDKSKFYITQGFIGSDDNNFTTTLGREGSDYSAAILAYCLNATAVTIWKDVPGVLNADPRYFDNAQLLNQISYREAIELAFYGASVIHPKTLQPLQRKEIPLLVKSFLEPKNAGTTVGKGPGIEPKVPCFIVKKNQVLMKLSSLDFSFIVEDSISELFKLFHDHKMKVDLIQNSAISFSVCVDNKFGRLNDLLEILKRKFKVNHQEEVSLYTIRHFDTEAITSLQNGKEILLEQRGKETVQLVVK
- a CDS encoding GNAT family N-acetyltransferase, which produces MKFSIREAKKEDMDQVLSLINELAVFEKEENAVEVTLEDLIRDGFGANPLFHCFVGEVGNEIKGMALVYNRYSTWKGPIIHLEDLIVTESMRGTGMGTALLNEVVTYGHGLGVKRINWEVIDWNEPAIKFYESKGANVMRDWDVVQLDENGIKNYIANI
- the fbp gene encoding class 1 fructose-bisphosphatase; the encoded protein is MTKQYKTLGEFIIENQDSFKYSSGELSRLLNGLRLAAKVVNHEVNKAGLVDILGEAGDQNIQGENQQKLDVLANEKFIQTLKKREIVCGIASEEEDDFISINSFDNQHQNKYVVLIDPLDGSSNIDVNVSVGTIFSIYRRVTPVGTPVTIEDFLQPGVNQIAAGYIIYGTSTMLVYTTGDGVNGFTLNPALGTFYLSHPNMSFPESGNIYSVNEGNYVHFPQGVKDYIKYCQKEEDDRPYTSRYIGSLVSDFHRNMIKGGIYMYPKSSVASEGKLRLLYECNPMAFIAEQANGLASDGKNRIMEVKPTELHQRVPFFCGSRNMVEKAEEFMKNAKA
- a CDS encoding TerB family tellurite resistance protein, which encodes MSFVDLYSSGEHRRNLAHFSSIASLAAVDGEVNPQEKVLLDRFARKLDITDAEYAEVLKSDNKYPINPPSTSEERLERLFDLFRIVFADHEIDEEEMILVNKYAIGLGYSSEAAAKLIKRSVQIFGGRLDFEDYLYLVKK
- a CDS encoding ligase-associated DNA damage response exonuclease codes for the protein MKNPLLQFTDKGIYCSVAKVYLDPWKPVDKAIITHGHADHSRYGHKSYITHHRNVPIISHRLGEINVSGVAWGQTFTINNVKFSLHPAGHIIGSSQIRVEHKGEVWVFTGDYKTENDGISTPYEVVKCDSFITECTFGLPAFKWTPQDEVMDSINNWWLENQTEGKTSILFGYSLGKAQRLLKYLNPDIGKIYTHGAIENMTEVLRPLVDFPATTLITKETKKQDLLGNMVLAPPSAHGSTWIKKMVPYVTGSASGWMTFRGARRRRAIDKGFVLSDHCDWTGLLESIKATGAEKVICTHGYSDIFSRYLREQGYDARTEETQYGEEETAEIEEKIIT
- a CDS encoding ATP-dependent DNA ligase, with amino-acid sequence MKNFASLIKTLDSTTKTNTKVAALAEYFAKASDTDKVWTIAILSHRRPPRPVNTTLLRQWASELSNIPLWLFEESYHIVGDLAETIALVIPSNPLQTDKSLTEFLEEMILLKKKSEEEKKEYLYNNWKALDYYERFVFTKLITGGFRIGVSQKLMTKALSKATEINEDILAYKLMGNWDPKTITFQELILEENENDYLSKPYPFYLAYAIENEIHDLGDVQEWSAEHKWDGIRSQTIFRNDELFVWSRGEELVTDKYPELEKLVGIIPNGTVIDAEILPYANNIIGTFNDLQTRIGRKTVSKALLKKTPVILKAYDILEWEGNDIRHLPFIERRELLEKLYQTISAIESLPFQISETIHCSTWEEVAKERERAREMHSEGLMLKRKDSPYLVGRKKGDWWKWKVDPLTIDAVLTYAMRGHGRRSNLFTDYTFALWNTNEEGEKELVTFAKAYSGLTDAEFRKIDAWIKKNTLERFGPVRSVTPHHVFEIAFEGIALSKRHKSGIATRFPRIIRWRHDKKIEDANTIEDLKNLIPSTSKTATE